A part of Maridesulfovibrio hydrothermalis AM13 = DSM 14728 genomic DNA contains:
- a CDS encoding STAS domain-containing protein yields the protein MEISFNQIDEVTVVKINSQELNHVVSHDFQRQIAPLFDEKKFNIALDMSSVDFMDSMGIGTLITLRNKLMKEKGCIAMFNITDRVKKIIDIAALHKIFELYGTEEDAVEGLKQQMLA from the coding sequence ATGGAAATTAGTTTTAATCAGATCGACGAAGTCACTGTCGTTAAAATCAACTCTCAGGAACTGAACCATGTCGTAAGCCATGATTTTCAGCGCCAGATTGCTCCTCTTTTTGATGAGAAGAAATTTAATATAGCTCTCGATATGAGCAGTGTAGATTTTATGGACAGTATGGGAATCGGAACTCTAATAACCCTGCGCAACAAACTGATGAAAGAAAAAGGCTGTATTGCCATGTTCAACATCACCGACCGGGTTAAAAAAATCATCGATATTGCCGCCCTGCACAAAATCTTCGAGCTTTACGGCACAGAAGAAGACGCTGTAGAAGGCTTAAAACAGCAAATGCTGGCTTAG
- a CDS encoding histidine kinase dimerization/phosphoacceptor domain -containing protein, which yields MDDSPKVLTIDDDESVRLSIAHFLEDSGYEVLQAGNGSEGLDIFREHKPDVVLLDLRMPEMDGLSVLKTLGQEAPQTPVIVVSGTGSFDDVIATVRLGSWDYIPKPITDLNDLECAIIRTRERARLLVENERYKEELEIKIRQRTEELQQMNKVLSEEISARKTSEKMVRASLAEKEVMLKEIHHRVKNNLQVISSLLSLQSGYTDDIEASNLLRECQHRVRSMSMLHEKLYRSEDLSRIDMNEYALTLINFLLRSYSVDGKVTPTFDINNVHLGIDSAIPCGLIINELVSNALRHAYPEEGVGTLSISMNRTDGYIKLVVSDNGIGMPEEFTIGSTKTLGMTLVETLAQQLSGKVDFCNNNGATIQITFPG from the coding sequence ATGGATGATTCCCCAAAAGTACTGACTATTGATGATGACGAAAGTGTCAGACTTTCCATTGCCCACTTTCTGGAAGATAGCGGTTATGAAGTACTACAAGCCGGAAACGGTTCAGAAGGTTTGGACATATTCAGAGAGCATAAGCCTGATGTCGTCCTGCTTGACCTCCGTATGCCGGAAATGGACGGTCTTTCAGTTCTGAAAACATTAGGACAGGAGGCACCTCAAACACCCGTCATTGTGGTTTCCGGAACAGGTTCCTTTGACGACGTTATTGCTACCGTCAGACTGGGATCATGGGACTATATTCCCAAACCCATCACAGATTTGAATGATCTGGAATGCGCAATCATCCGTACCAGAGAAAGAGCCAGACTTCTGGTAGAAAACGAAAGATACAAAGAAGAACTGGAAATCAAAATCCGGCAACGCACTGAAGAGTTGCAGCAGATGAACAAAGTCCTCTCCGAAGAAATATCTGCCCGCAAAACATCTGAAAAAATGGTTCGAGCATCACTTGCTGAAAAAGAAGTCATGCTTAAAGAGATCCACCATCGCGTAAAAAATAATCTGCAAGTTATTTCAAGCCTTTTAAGTCTGCAAAGCGGATACACCGACGATATTGAAGCAAGCAACCTGCTGCGAGAATGTCAGCACCGGGTTCGCTCAATGTCCATGCTGCATGAAAAGCTCTACCGTTCAGAAGACCTTTCACGCATTGACATGAATGAGTATGCGCTAACTCTTATCAACTTTTTACTGCGTTCATACTCTGTTGACGGCAAAGTCACTCCTACATTTGATATTAATAATGTTCATCTGGGCATTGACTCAGCAATTCCATGCGGACTCATTATTAATGAACTGGTTTCCAATGCTCTACGCCATGCCTACCCTGAAGAAGGCGTAGGTACGTTAAGTATTTCCATGAACCGCACCGATGGATATATCAAACTGGTAGTATCTGACAACGGAATAGGAATGCCTGAAGAGTTCACAATAGGAAGCACCAAAACACTGGGCATGACATTAGTCGAGACACTTGCCCAGCAACTTAGCGGGAAAGTAGATTTCTGCAATAATAACGGAGCGACAATACAAATTACTTTTCCGGGCTAA
- a CDS encoding PilZ domain-containing protein has protein sequence MAYIKALRSFDIQFDVAESLSDISKNYNKVKYNGFIIDVPTLLRAGAADKAEANLLIDNFPVLRLNYKASDGIRCLPTGKYSGHGNTLEEFLWENCSKFAPRSLRGTKKGTRVLNVLLNRDLNSPARGGEKSVTINFSSEGAFFFSVAGWKKGDSLWVLIKELSDKTPIKAEVMRVIPWGKTQAIPGISVNFLNLSEGQADQIEELIQEEKV, from the coding sequence ATGGCGTATATTAAGGCTTTACGCAGCTTTGATATTCAATTTGATGTTGCTGAATCTTTGAGCGATATTTCTAAAAATTATAATAAAGTTAAATATAATGGGTTTATTATAGATGTCCCGACTTTACTCCGGGCTGGTGCTGCCGATAAAGCTGAGGCAAATCTTTTGATTGATAACTTTCCGGTTTTAAGGCTTAACTACAAAGCATCAGACGGGATCAGGTGTCTTCCTACCGGAAAATATTCCGGACATGGAAATACACTGGAAGAATTTTTATGGGAGAATTGTTCGAAGTTTGCTCCCCGGTCATTGCGTGGAACCAAGAAAGGAACCAGAGTACTCAATGTGCTTTTGAACCGTGATCTTAATTCCCCTGCAAGAGGGGGAGAGAAAAGTGTCACCATTAATTTTTCTTCAGAGGGGGCGTTCTTTTTTTCTGTGGCGGGGTGGAAAAAAGGAGATTCTCTCTGGGTGCTGATAAAAGAATTGTCTGATAAAACCCCCATCAAGGCAGAAGTCATGAGAGTAATTCCCTGGGGGAAGACGCAAGCTATTCCGGGAATCAGTGTTAATTTTTTAAATTTGTCAGAAGGGCAAGCCGATCAGATTGAAGAGCTGATTCAGGAAGAGAAGGTATAA
- a CDS encoding amino acid ABC transporter ATP-binding protein, which translates to MIEVKNIYKTFYVPHEVQALSDVSHTVNQGEVVVVIGPSGSGKSTFLRCLNRLEYADSGHIFIDGVNILSPKTNINKIREEVGMVFQSFNLFPHKTVLENLTVAQTVVRKRSKKEAGEIAMQLLKKVGIHDKAGVYPAQLSGGQQQRVAIARSLAMEPKVLLFDEPTSALDPEMIGEVLDVMKTVAKDGMTMVVVTHEMGFAREVADEVLFMDQGMIIEKGTPEHFFTNPESDRTKKFLNQIL; encoded by the coding sequence ATGATAGAAGTAAAAAATATATACAAAACATTTTATGTCCCGCATGAAGTTCAGGCTCTGTCTGACGTGTCTCATACTGTTAATCAGGGAGAAGTGGTTGTTGTAATCGGACCTTCCGGCTCCGGTAAATCAACCTTCCTGCGCTGCCTTAACAGGCTGGAGTATGCAGACTCAGGTCATATCTTTATTGATGGGGTGAATATTCTTTCGCCTAAGACTAATATCAATAAAATCAGAGAAGAAGTCGGAATGGTTTTTCAATCATTCAACCTTTTTCCCCATAAGACTGTGCTTGAAAATCTGACCGTCGCCCAGACAGTTGTCCGCAAAAGATCCAAGAAGGAAGCTGGCGAGATAGCCATGCAGCTGCTTAAAAAAGTAGGCATCCATGATAAGGCAGGAGTTTATCCGGCTCAGCTTTCAGGCGGGCAGCAACAGCGCGTTGCCATTGCCCGTTCTCTGGCAATGGAACCTAAAGTGCTTCTTTTTGATGAACCGACATCAGCTCTGGACCCGGAAATGATCGGCGAGGTACTTGATGTTATGAAAACAGTGGCCAAAGACGGCATGACCATGGTCGTTGTCACCCACGAAATGGGCTTTGCACGTGAAGTTGCCGATGAAGTCCTTTTCATGGATCAGGGTATGATCATTGAAAAAGGAACTCCTGAACATTTCTTCACAAACCCCGAATCTGACAGAACCAAAAAATTCCTGAACCAGATCCTGTAA
- a CDS encoding amino acid ABC transporter permease, translating into MSGTSLRAPGKGRGYELFWKTVFFVGLFTLIAGLFYATKQVDYVWRWERIPSYFYYEHEENITTGIEGHISSIKENGANALVLISGEDNESEQYEVPVDSLQVYEDDTVFVGDTIGYKKEWRTGLILEGLIVTLKVSAIAIVFAIILGLFTGLARISENPALKLSAITYIELIRGSPLLVQIFIWYFVLGTLINSMLAKYDIPQVPPLWFGIASLAIFAGAYVAEIVRAGIQSVHKGQMEAARSLGMSKYNAMKQIILPQAFRRILPPLAGQFISMIKDSSLLGVIAIRELTKGTREAVSTSLQPFELWFLCAILYLILTFTFSMFVQYLERRMVQR; encoded by the coding sequence ATGAGCGGAACATCTTTAAGAGCCCCCGGCAAGGGGCGTGGATACGAACTTTTCTGGAAAACAGTATTTTTCGTAGGCCTCTTTACACTGATTGCAGGGCTATTTTACGCTACTAAACAGGTAGATTACGTCTGGCGATGGGAACGCATTCCCAGCTATTTCTACTACGAACATGAAGAAAATATCACCACCGGAATTGAAGGTCATATCTCTTCGATTAAAGAAAACGGTGCAAATGCACTAGTATTGATCAGCGGTGAAGATAATGAGTCTGAGCAGTATGAAGTCCCTGTCGACAGCCTGCAGGTATATGAGGATGACACTGTCTTCGTCGGCGACACCATAGGCTATAAAAAAGAATGGCGAACAGGACTTATACTTGAAGGGCTTATTGTTACCCTCAAAGTCAGTGCTATTGCGATTGTCTTCGCGATTATTCTCGGCCTGTTCACCGGCTTAGCCCGTATTTCAGAAAACCCGGCACTCAAGCTTTCCGCCATCACTTATATTGAACTCATCCGCGGTTCCCCACTGTTAGTACAGATTTTCATCTGGTACTTTGTACTTGGAACACTCATAAACAGCATGCTTGCTAAATATGATATTCCACAAGTACCGCCGCTTTGGTTCGGTATTGCCTCCCTTGCTATTTTTGCAGGAGCATATGTGGCCGAAATTGTCCGCGCCGGTATCCAATCCGTGCACAAAGGACAGATGGAGGCGGCCCGCTCTCTGGGCATGTCCAAGTACAATGCCATGAAACAGATTATTCTTCCGCAGGCATTCAGAAGGATTCTCCCTCCACTTGCAGGACAGTTCATCAGCATGATCAAAGACTCATCGCTGCTGGGAGTTATCGCCATCAGAGAGTTGACCAAGGGAACACGTGAAGCTGTTTCAACAAGCTTACAGCCCTTTGAACTATGGTTTCTGTGCGCGATACTTTACCTGATCCTGACATTTACCTTCTCAATGTTTGTCCAGTACCTTGAAAGAAGAATGGTGCAGAGATAA
- a CDS encoding transporter substrate-binding domain-containing protein, which produces MKRICLMLALSFVLCFAFSANASDIDLAKKSTINSILKRGELRCGLDSGYMPFEMTDKNGKFVGFEMDMARELAKAMGVKFVPVNMSFDGIIPALLTDKIDIITAGMTVTQERNLKINFADPMIVVGQTALVNKKLKDKIKSYKDLNSPEYTIVSKLGTTGEQAVKRLLPKAQYKSFETETDAALEVLNGKASAMVYDLPFCAIFMAEQGKGKLFFLDKPFTYEPLAWGIRKGDPDFINFLNNFLTQTKNDGRYQKFYKKWFESTNWRSKIQ; this is translated from the coding sequence ATGAAAAGAATTTGCCTAATGCTCGCCTTGTCATTCGTGCTCTGCTTCGCTTTCAGTGCAAATGCATCTGACATCGACCTTGCTAAAAAATCCACCATCAACTCCATCCTCAAAAGAGGCGAGCTTCGTTGCGGTCTTGATTCAGGGTACATGCCTTTTGAAATGACTGACAAGAACGGCAAATTCGTCGGCTTTGAAATGGATATGGCTCGCGAACTGGCCAAAGCTATGGGAGTAAAATTTGTTCCCGTAAACATGTCCTTTGACGGAATCATCCCCGCTCTCCTTACCGATAAGATTGACATCATCACCGCCGGTATGACCGTAACACAGGAACGCAATCTCAAAATCAACTTTGCCGACCCCATGATTGTTGTCGGCCAGACTGCTTTAGTTAATAAAAAACTCAAAGACAAAATCAAATCCTACAAAGATCTGAACAGTCCTGAGTACACCATCGTTTCCAAACTGGGCACAACAGGTGAACAGGCCGTTAAACGTCTTCTGCCTAAAGCACAGTATAAATCTTTCGAGACTGAAACTGACGCAGCTCTTGAAGTTCTCAACGGTAAAGCATCCGCTATGGTTTACGACCTCCCCTTCTGCGCCATCTTCATGGCAGAACAGGGTAAAGGAAAACTTTTCTTCCTCGACAAACCATTCACCTACGAGCCTCTGGCCTGGGGTATCCGTAAAGGCGATCCTGATTTCATCAACTTCCTAAACAACTTTCTGACTCAGACCAAGAATGACGGACGCTACCAGAAATTTTACAAAAAATGGTTCGAAAGCACCAACTGGCGTAGTAAAATTCAGTAG